The proteins below come from a single Papaver somniferum cultivar HN1 chromosome 11, ASM357369v1, whole genome shotgun sequence genomic window:
- the LOC113324849 gene encoding GDSL esterase/lipase At4g10955-like, translated as MSFQEPKLKQNKSEKLDKKNSFDYSGPVHLTIVDWQNAHHRRSIAASLVSATYILEHDRQENRQGCEALAPQWWEFFNFQLLYPLIDSNDFSIFGAVYEYKPVAFNKYQTGIVPRYIIAFRGTTIKKQSVSQDLWLDLNIIKHGLHQSTRYNVAMEAVQNMVSAVGASNVWLAGHSLGSSIAMLVGKNMAKTGNYLESYLFNTPFIAAPIEKIQSEKVKRGARFAGSLVKAGLTVAMKGSKENRSPDDSFTALATWVPKLFVNPADHICCEYIGYFEHRDRMEYLGVSGIERLATQTSVTGLLKSAIGRESEVIHVVPSAYVTINRSPSPTFMEAHGLQQWLKDDLHLQSKVYQYRL; from the exons ATGAGCTTTCAG GAGCCGAAATTGAAGCAAAACAAGAGTGAGAAATTAGACAAGAAAAATAGTTTCGACTATTCAGGACCTGTACACTTGACCATCGTGGACTG GCAAAATGCACATCACCGAAGATCTATAGCTGCTAGCTTAGTTTCTGCTACCTATATTCTGGAGCATGACCGTCAAGAAAATCGGCAAGGCTGTGAAGCTCTTGCACCACAATGGTGGGAATTCTTCAACTTTCAGCTATTGTATCCACTCATCGATAGTAATGATTTCTCCATCTTTGGTGCTGTATATGAATACAAACCCGTGGCTTTTAACAAATATCAGACGGGAATTGTTCCACGATATATAATAGCATTTAGGGGAACCACTATCAAGAAACAATCTGTCTCACAGGATCTGTGGTTAGACCTGAATATTATCAAACATGGACTTCACCAATCAACTCGCTATAATGTTGCAATGGAAGCCGTTCAAAACATGGTATCTGCAGTTGGAGCTAGTAATGTCTGGTTGGCAGGACATTCTTTGGGCTCTTCAATCGCAATGCTTGTAGGAAAAAACATGGCGAAAACGGGTAACTATCTGGAATCATACCTCTTCAATACACCTTTCATTGCGGCTCCaattgaaaagattcagagtgAAAAAGTGAAGCGTGGGGCTCGATTCGCTGGCAGCCTTGTCAAAGCAGGACTCACAGTTGCCATGAAGGGTTCCAAAGAAAACAGAAGTCCAGATGATTCGTTTACTGCATTAGCTACTTGGGTACCAAAACTTTTTGTAAATCCAGCTGATCATATATGCTGCGAGTATATTGGGTATTTCGAACACCGTGACAGGATGGAATACTTAGGAGTTTCAGGAATTGAGAGACTGGCAACGCAAACATCAGTGACAGGATTATTAAAAAGTGCAATTGGAAGAGAATCAGAAGTAATACACGTTGTTCCCTCAGCTTATGTGACTATTAATCGAAGTCCATCACCAACTTTCATGGAAGCTCATGGGCTTCAGCAATGGCTTAAAGATGATTTGCATTTGCAATCCAAGGTCTACCAATACAGACTATGA